CTCGTATGTATTACATGAAGATATTAATAATAGCTCAAAGGTCATAATTTTGGAAGAATGGAAATCTCAGCAAGCAATTGATTTTCATAATCAAACAGAGCATTTTTTAATATTAAAGACCGAGCTTGGAGAAAAGGCCGATAGTTTAACGATAGATATAATAAGAGCGTCTTATTAAATTT
This genomic stretch from Cellulophaga algicola DSM 14237 harbors:
- a CDS encoding putative quinol monooxygenase, whose product is MSKLKIIATIIVKPEFKEDVLNMLQTVTDATRKEEGNISYVLHEDINNSSKVIILEEWKSQQAIDFHNQTEHFLILKTELGEKADSLTIDIIRASY